The Mustela lutreola isolate mMusLut2 chromosome 3, mMusLut2.pri, whole genome shotgun sequence genome includes a region encoding these proteins:
- the TTPA gene encoding alpha-tocopherol transfer protein isoform X1 — MAEMRPGTATGLQLSALPDHSPLLQPSLAELRRRARAAGAPPTPLPLTDSFLLRFLRARDFDLDLAWRLLKNYNKWRAECPEISADLCPRSILGLLKAGYLGVLRARDPTGSKVLIYRIAQWDPKVFTAYDVFRVSLITSELIVQEVETQRNGIKAIFDLEGWQFSHAFQITPSVAKKIAAVLTDSFPLKVRGIHLINEPIIFHAVFSMIKPFLTEKIKERIHLHGNNYKQSLLQHFPDILPLEYGGAEFSMEDICQEWTNFIMKSENYLSSISQINQ; from the exons ATGGCAGAGATGCGGCCGGGAACGGCGACGGGGCTGCAGCTCAGCGCGCTGCCCGACCACTCCCCGCTGCTGCAGCCCAGCCTGGCCGAGCTGCGGCGCCGGGCCCGGGCGGCGGGCGCTCCGCCGACGCCTCTGCCACTCACCGACTCGTTCCTGCTGCGGTTCCTGCGCGCCCGGGACTTCGACCTCGACCTGGCCTGGCGG ttacTGAAAAACTATAATAAGTGGAGAGCAGAATGTCCAGAAATAAGTGCAGATCTGTGCCCTCGAAGTATTCTTGGTCTTCTGAAGGCTGGTTATCTTGGAGTCCTGCGAGCCAGAGACCCCACTGGCAGCAAAGTTCTTATTTACAGAATTG cacaatgGGATCCAAAAGTTTTCACAGCTTATGATGTTTTTCGTGTAAGTCTAATCACATCCGAGCTTATTGTACAGGAGGTAGAAACTCAGCGGAATGGTATCAAGGCTATCTTTGATCTAGAAGGCTGGCAGTTTTCTCATGCTTTTCAAATTACCCCATCTGTAGCCAAGAAGATTGCTGCTGTTCTTACA gatTCCTTTCCATTAAAAGTCCGTGGTATCCATTTGATAAATGAGCCAATAATTTTCCATGCTGTCTTTTCCATGATTAAACCATTCCTGACCGAAAAAATTAAGGAACGG ATTCACCTGCACGGGAACAATTACAAACAAAGCTTACTTCAGCATTTCCCAGACATTCTTCCTCTGGAATATGGTGGTGCAGAATTCTCCATGGAGGACATTTGTCAGGAGTGGACAAATTTTATAATGAAGTCTGAAAATTATCTCAGCAGTATTTCACAGATCAATCAGTGA
- the TTPA gene encoding alpha-tocopherol transfer protein isoform X2 encodes MAEMRPGTATGLQLSALPDHSPLLQPSLAELRRRARAAGAPPTPLPLTDSFLLRFLRARDFDLDLAWRLLKNYNKWRAECPEISADLCPRSILGLLKAGYLGVLRARDPTGSKVLIYRIDSPAREQLQTKLTSAFPRHSSSGIWWCRILHGGHLSGVDKFYNEV; translated from the exons ATGGCAGAGATGCGGCCGGGAACGGCGACGGGGCTGCAGCTCAGCGCGCTGCCCGACCACTCCCCGCTGCTGCAGCCCAGCCTGGCCGAGCTGCGGCGCCGGGCCCGGGCGGCGGGCGCTCCGCCGACGCCTCTGCCACTCACCGACTCGTTCCTGCTGCGGTTCCTGCGCGCCCGGGACTTCGACCTCGACCTGGCCTGGCGG ttacTGAAAAACTATAATAAGTGGAGAGCAGAATGTCCAGAAATAAGTGCAGATCTGTGCCCTCGAAGTATTCTTGGTCTTCTGAAGGCTGGTTATCTTGGAGTCCTGCGAGCCAGAGACCCCACTGGCAGCAAAGTTCTTATTTACAGAATTG ATTCACCTGCACGGGAACAATTACAAACAAAGCTTACTTCAGCATTTCCCAGACATTCTTCCTCTGGAATATGGTGGTGCAGAATTCTCCATGGAGGACATTTGTCAGGAGTGGACAAATTTTATAATGAAGTCTGA